TTACCCCATCCGGGAGATGGCCGAGATCGCCCGCGCCCGCGGGGTCCTCTTCCACACCGATGCCGTGCAGGCAGTGGGCCAGGTGCCCTTCCGGGCGGATGAGGTGGGAGCGGACCTGGTTTCCCTAAGTGCCCACAAGTTCTATGGGCCGAAGGGGATAGGGGTCCTTCTGGTGCGCCAGGGAGTGGATCTCTTCCCCCTGGTGCCGGGCAAGCAGGAGGGGGGAAGGCGGGGAGGCACCCAAAGCCCAGCCCTGGCCCATGGGATGGCGGTGGCCCTGGAGAAGGCCTTAAGGCTCTTGCCAAAGGAGTCTTCCCGGCTTCTCACCTTAAGGAGGCGCCTCGAGGAGGGCTTGCTTTCCGTGGAAGGGGTAGAGCTCAACGGCCACCCGGAGCGCCGCCTTCCCAAGCTGGTCAACGTGACGGTGAAGGGCGCGGATGGGGAGGCCCTGCTTCTCGCCATGGACCTCATGGGGGTGGCGGTGTCCTCGGGCTCGGCCTGTTCGGCGGGGAGCCTCGAGCCCTCCCATGTCCTCCTGGCCATTGGCCGATCCCCAAGGGAAGCCCGCGCCTCCTTGCGCTTCTCCCTAGGGCGCCACACCACGGAGGCCGAGGTGGACCGGGCGGTGGAGGTTTTCAAGGAGGCGGTGGCCCGGGCACGGGCCCAAGGCTAGGGTTGCCTTTTGGTAAACTCCTCTCGAAGCTCCCGCCTGA
This region of Thermus neutrinimicus genomic DNA includes:
- a CDS encoding cysteine desulfurase family protein, giving the protein MAWVYLDYAATTPLDLEVQEAMRQVEGVFGNPNSVHRFGQEARKVLEGARERIAGLLGVRPREVVFTASGSEADALALLGVALAKGKGHVVSTEAEHSAVLGALRLLERLGFAVTRLRPDRFGLVYPEQLEEVLRPDTVLVSVMAANNELGTLYPIREMAEIARARGVLFHTDAVQAVGQVPFRADEVGADLVSLSAHKFYGPKGIGVLLVRQGVDLFPLVPGKQEGGRRGGTQSPALAHGMAVALEKALRLLPKESSRLLTLRRRLEEGLLSVEGVELNGHPERRLPKLVNVTVKGADGEALLLAMDLMGVAVSSGSACSAGSLEPSHVLLAIGRSPREARASLRFSLGRHTTEAEVDRAVEVFKEAVARARAQG